One Vigna unguiculata cultivar IT97K-499-35 chromosome 7, ASM411807v1, whole genome shotgun sequence genomic region harbors:
- the LOC114190157 gene encoding cyclic pyranopterin monophosphate synthase, mitochondrial, with the protein MLLRRIVAACPQSRRMFSSSVNHGYESAIQELNKEMESVFGVPPANGLASSANNLNNETELPSPNISVSSFELTHTGKSGEAQMVDVSPKESSKRKATAVCKVILGKKVFDLVVANQMGKGDVLTVAKIAGITAAKQTSNLIPLCHNINLSHVQVDLRLNHEDFSVTIEGEAASTGKTGVEMEAMTAVSIAGLTVYDMCKAASKDIAITDIRLKHKSGGKSGEYWWTQ; encoded by the exons ATGCTGCTTCGAAGAATTGTTGCTGCATGTCCACAGTCAAGGCGGATGTTCAGCTCCTCTGTTAACCATGGCTATGAAAGTGCTATTCAGGAACTCAACAAG GAAATGGAATCGGTATTTGGTGTTCCTCCTGCAAATGGACTAGCTAGCTCTGCAAACAATTTGAACAATGAAACCGAACTGCCATCTCCAAACATTAGTGTAAGTTCTTTTGAATTGACTCATACCGGTAAATCGGGGGAAGCTCAAATGGTAGACGTGTCTCCAAAAGAAAGTAGTAAAAGAAAAGCCACTGCTGTATGCAAGGTAATTCTTGGGAAGAAGGTGTTTGATTTAGTCGTGGCCAATCAAATGGGGAAAGGAGATGTGCTTACCGTGGCAAAAATTGCCGGCATAACTGCAGCAAAGCAAACTAGCAATCTTATTCCTTTGTGCCATAACATAAACCTTTCACATGTGCAAGTGGATTTGAGATTGAATCACGAGGATTTCAGTGTAACAATAGAAGGGGAAGCTGCATCAACAGGTAAAACCGGGGTTGAGATGGAAGCGATGACAGCAGTGTCTATTGCAGGCTTAACAGTGTATGATATGTGTAAGGCTGCTTCAAAAGATATAGCTATAACAGATATAAGACTTAAGCATAAATCTGGTGGAAAAAGTGGAGAGTACTGGTGGACACAATGA
- the LOC114192120 gene encoding transmembrane protein 53: MSSFSGAIQRPLVAAAAVAVASFSADVSDRLPFRGSSRDCSTSDLVHSTSCSNVQESDSLWVSHISDSKLANLSFVTRIPVHVPNVQFRVPSLGHNCVSNLPHSLVFSSPLLRSLYHSADLRKLSRPATSSDGASNSTSEGVYKWHLPDPNALCDSSCSLTKSRTVVVLLGWLGARQKHLKKYAEWYTSRGFHVITFTLSMSEILSYHPGGKAEENVQMLVDHLADWLEGENGKNLVFHTFSNTGWLTYGVMLEHFQKQNPNVMERIKGCIVDSAPVAYPDPQVWASGFSAAFLKKNSVATKGRVFSDESGIKVSIGSEDDLGLKPAVTEAALQLILKKFFGIILDLPSINRRLSDVMNMLSSKQPRCPQLYMYSTADRVIPADSVESFVEAQRRAGHDVRACNFVSSPHVDHFRNDPKLYTSQLSHFLEESVLSHCKSH, encoded by the exons ATGAGTTCGTTTTCTGGTGCCATTCAAAGACCTCTTGTGGCGGCGGCTGCGGTTGCTGTTGCTTCTTTCTCTGCTGATGTCTCCGACAGATTGCCGTTCCGTGGATCATCACGTGATTGTTCTACCTCCGATTTGGTGCATTCTACATCTTGTAGCAACGTACAAGAATCAGATTCATTATGGGTTTCTCATATTTCGGATTCAAAACTTGCTAACCTCTCTTTTGTGACCCGAATTCCGGTGCATGTGCCCAATGTTCAGTTCCGGGTGCCAAGTTTGGGTCACAATTGCGTTTCAAATTTGCCCCATTCTTTAGTTTTCTCGTCACCACTTCTTCGGAGTTTGTATCACTCTGCTGACTTGCGTAAATTGTCAAGGCCTGCTACGTCTTCAGATGGTGCCTCCAATTCAACTTCTGAGGGCGTGTATAAATGGCATTTGCCCGACCCGAATGCTTTATGTGATTCAAGTTGTTCATTGACAAAGTCAAGGACAGTGGTGGTGTTGCTGGGATGGTTGGGAGCAAGGCAGAAACACTTGAAAAAGTATGCTGAGTGGTACACTTCAAGGGGGTTTCATGTCATTACGTTTACACTTTCAATGAGTGAGATTCTGAGCTATCATCCGGGAGGAAAGGCTGAGGAAAATGTTCAAATGCTTGTCGACCACTTGGCTGACTGGTTAGAAGGGGAAAATGGAAAGAATCTCGTCTTTCATACTTTCAGCAACACTGGATGGTTAAC ATATGGTGTTATGCTTGAACATTTTCAAAAGCAGAATCCAAATGTCATGGAAAGGATTAAGGGATGCATTGTAGACTCTGCACCTGTTGCGTACCCTGATCCACAG GTGTGGGCCTCAGGTTTCTCTGCAGCATTTCTGAAGAAGAATAGTGTTGCAACAAAAGGACGTGTGTTTTCTGATGAATCTGGCATTAAAGTATCCATTGGCAGCGAAGATGATTTAGGACTCAAACCTGCGGTAACAGAAGCAGCTTTGCAACTAATTCTAAAGAAATTTTTTGGGATCATTCTGGATCTTCCTTCAATAAATAG GAGGCTCTCTGATGTTATGAACATGTTGTCATCAAAACAACCAAGGTGTCCACAGTTATACATGTATAGCACTGCTGACAGGGTTATTCCTGCTGATTCTGTGGAATCGTTTGTAGAGGCTCAACGTAGGGCTGGACATGATGTGAGGGCATGCAATTTTGTGTCCTCACCCCATGTTGACCACTTCAGGAATGACCCAAAATTATACACATCTCAACTCAGTCACTTTTTGGAGGAGAGTGTTCTTAGCCATTGTAAATCTCACTAA